From a single Rhodococcus qingshengii JCM 15477 genomic region:
- a CDS encoding recombinase family protein, protein MNHPSSAAIYVRISLDREDEAGVTRQREDCQELATKLGWRVGQVYEDNSVSAYKRKVRPEWQSMLDDLRSGIRDGVIFYDLDRIARQPRDLEDLIDVIELKKIPNKVVTGDVNLSDDNGLFMARLLVNVGNKASKDTGRRVARAALQRAQQGKPQKAVTRPFGYTHDYKIIESEAKLIREAYERVIAGESLTSILKDWQQIPTVEGKRWHRQTVKKILQAPRNAAIRTYRGEEVAVGNWEPIVSREVWQAAQDVFNARTQPMPDTTSVYLLSRIARCGKCGSPMYGRAQNKTRKASYTCMSALGGCGGINRQMKPVDEYISGLIKRQMAKGKPVAPPVDDHAAEIAEIETRISDLRQAWTDKQIDLSDFIAMRDAETQKLKSFERAKAQASATQISDTFAENFDDANLSQQRALIKRYLTAVVIHPAVRGARKVDFDAIEPIWKKII, encoded by the coding sequence ATGAATCATCCCAGCTCAGCAGCTATTTACGTACGAATTTCGTTGGATCGAGAAGACGAAGCAGGTGTAACCAGACAACGCGAAGACTGTCAGGAGCTTGCTACCAAACTGGGATGGAGAGTCGGCCAGGTCTACGAAGACAACAGCGTATCGGCCTACAAACGCAAGGTCAGACCTGAATGGCAATCGATGCTCGATGATTTACGGTCAGGCATTCGCGATGGTGTGATCTTCTACGATCTTGATCGAATCGCAAGGCAGCCAAGGGATTTGGAAGACTTGATTGACGTGATCGAGCTGAAAAAGATCCCGAACAAGGTAGTCACTGGTGACGTGAATCTGAGTGACGACAATGGCCTGTTTATGGCGCGATTGCTGGTCAACGTCGGTAACAAGGCATCGAAGGACACAGGTAGACGTGTGGCCCGAGCAGCATTACAACGTGCACAGCAGGGCAAACCTCAGAAGGCTGTCACACGACCATTCGGATACACGCACGATTACAAGATCATCGAGTCAGAGGCCAAGCTGATTCGTGAGGCGTACGAGCGGGTCATTGCGGGGGAGTCGTTGACCAGCATCTTGAAGGACTGGCAGCAGATACCGACCGTAGAAGGCAAACGCTGGCACCGCCAGACCGTGAAGAAGATCCTGCAAGCACCGCGTAACGCGGCCATTCGCACGTACCGGGGGGAAGAAGTTGCCGTTGGGAACTGGGAACCCATCGTGAGCCGTGAGGTGTGGCAGGCCGCTCAGGACGTATTCAACGCCAGAACTCAGCCGATGCCAGACACCACGAGCGTGTATCTGCTCTCTCGTATCGCGAGATGTGGCAAGTGTGGCAGTCCGATGTACGGACGAGCACAGAACAAGACACGCAAGGCCAGCTACACCTGCATGTCTGCGCTAGGGGGATGTGGTGGCATCAATCGACAGATGAAGCCGGTAGACGAGTACATATCCGGTCTGATCAAGCGTCAAATGGCTAAGGGCAAGCCGGTAGCGCCACCCGTTGACGATCATGCGGCCGAGATTGCAGAGATTGAGACACGCATCAGCGATTTGCGTCAGGCATGGACGGACAAGCAGATCGATCTGTCGGATTTCATAGCCATGCGAGACGCTGAGACACAGAAGCTCAAATCGTTCGAACGTGCAAAGGCTCAGGCCAGCGCCACCCAAATCTCGGACACATTTGCCGAGAACTTCGATGATGCCAACCTGAGCCAGCAGCGAGCACTGATCAAGCGGTACCTGACAGCGGTTGTGATCCATCCGGCGGTACGTGGTGCTCGTAAAGTCGATTTCGATGCTATCGAGCCAATTTGGAAGAAAATAATCTAG